The following proteins are encoded in a genomic region of Micropterus dolomieu isolate WLL.071019.BEF.003 ecotype Adirondacks linkage group LG04, ASM2129224v1, whole genome shotgun sequence:
- the pld5 gene encoding inactive phospholipase D5 → MELSDDPRSRGKEEAPKAPLSCVPQMKSSSYSAVQYSASIFLRRKEKLEQTQQKCIAIFALLCCFAVLVVLIFSSVDIWGDDEDGITEENCSTDCSIELMENIPDDLSLPMDGRPHLPLSIGFHTLLDQAKHSVEVVSPVWALNPWDQETTPSTAKQGQLLFQRLLSLKSRGVKLKIASSLTNSAELKTLAAHNAEVHFVNMTALTRGQLHSSFWIVDRKHIYIGSADMDWRSLSKRKELGLVVYNCSCLALDLHRVFSFYWQLHERDYIPSIWSKRVTALYGRHDALELQLNSTQATAYVSTSPEVFCSKDRTRDVDAIYQVIQSAKTFIFISVTDYLPLVSRNFRGTSVTRYWSPIDEVIREAVVLRGVRVRLLISFWKKTHPLTFNFVTSLKSLCMQLRNCSLEVRFFSHKEQEDDIQHGLNHNKYMVTDNAVYIGNHDWVGSDFAINAGVGLVVKMKNDPKDGGVTILEDLKAAFQRDWRSRYAKSLQGNKDQQGKYRNLQQAKIHMETKEENEWKNPVSL, encoded by the exons ATGGAACTGTCAGATGATCCAAGGTCGAGGGGGAAAGAGGAGGCTCCCAAAGCACCCCTGTCCTGTGTGCCCCAAATGAAAAGCAGCAGCTACAGTGCTGTCCAGTACTCTGCATCCATCTTTCTCCGACGCAAAGAAAAGCTGGAACAG ACCCAACAGAAGTGCATTGCCATCTTTGCCCTTCTCTGCTGCTTCGCCGTGCTGGTGGTGCTGATCTTCTCATCAGTGGACATTTGGGGGGACGATGAGGATGGTATCACAGAGGAAAactgcagcacagactgcag CATCGAGCTTATGGAGAATATTCCAGACGACCTCTCTCTCCCCATGGACGGCAGaccccacctccctctctctattGGCTTTCACACACTGTTGGACCAGGCAAAGCACTCAGTTGAGGTGGTGTCACCTGTCTGGGCTTTAAACCCCTGGGACCAGGAAACAACGCCAAGCACTGCCAAACAG GGTCAGCTTTTGTTCCAGAGACTGCTCAGCCTGAAATCTCGTGGGGTTAAACTGAAGATTGCCAGCAGTCTGACTAACTCTGCTGAACTGAAGACCTTGGCAGCACACA ATGCAGaggttcattttgtaaatatgaCAGCTCTTACCAGAGGACAGCTACATTCCTCATTCTGGATAGTGGATCGGAAGCACATTTACATCGGGAGTGCTGATATGGATTGGAGGTCACTCTCCAAG AGGAAGGAACTAGGCTTAGTGGTGTATAACTGCAGCTGTCTGGCTCTGGACCTCCACAGAGTCTTTTCATTTTACTGGCAGCTCCATGAGAGGGACTACATCCCCTCCATCTGGTCAAAGAGAGTTACAGCTCTCTACGGCAGGCATGACGCCCTGGAGCTACAACTCAACTCTACCCAGGCCACTGCATATGTGTCT ACCTCTCCTGAAGTCTTCTGCTCTAAAGATCGCACCAGAGATGTAGACGCCATCTATCAAGTCATCCAGAGTGCAAAGACGTTTATCTTTATATCCGTGACGGACTACCTCCCTCTGGTGAGCCGGAATTTCAGAGGAACCTCAGTCACAAG GTACTGGTCGCCTATTGATGAGGTGATCAGAGAGGCTGTGGTTCTGAGAGGAGTCAGAGTTCGCCTGCTGATAAGCTTCTGGAAGAAGACTCACCCCCTCACCTTTAACTTCGTCACCTCCCTCAAGTCACTCTGCATGCAGCTGCGCAACTGTTCATTAGAGGTG AGGTTTTTTAGTCACAAGGAACAAGAGGATGACATTCAACATGGACTCAACCACAACAAGTACATGGTGACCGACAATGCTGTCTACATTG GTAACCATGACTGGGTTGGGAGTGACTTTGCCATTAATGCAGGAGTTGGGCTGGTGGTCAAGATGAAAAATGATCCTAAAGACGGTGGAGTGACAATCTTGGAAGACCTCAAGGCTGCTTTTCAAAGAGACTGGAGGTCACGCTATGCTAAGAGCCTACAAGGAAACAAAGATCAACAGGGGAAATACAGAAATCTGCAACAAGCCAAAATTCATATGGAGACTAAAGAGGAAAATGAATGGAAGAACCCTGTATCTTTATAA